The Fulvivirga maritima genome segment TTTCAGGTAAAAAGAAAAGGTGGTTGGGATACCCACGGCCTGCCTGTAGAGCTACAAGTAGAGAAAGAACTGGGCATTACTAAAGAAGATATAGGTAAGAAAATATCTGTAGAAGAGTACAACCAGAAATGCCGTGAAACAGTAATGCGTTTTAAAAACGAGTGGGATGATCTTACTCGTAAAATGGGCTACTGGGTAGATCTTGATGATCCTTATGTTACTTTTAACAAGGATTATATGGAAACCTTATGGTACTTACTGAAGCAATTATACGACAAAGGCTTGTTGTATAAAGGGTATACCATACAGCCGTTTTCTCCTGCCGCAGGTACAGGTCTTAGCTCGCATGAGCTTAACCAACCCGGTACTTACAGAGATGTAAAAGACACCACGGTTACTGCTCAGTTTAAAATTAAGGGAGAAGAGAATACTTACTTCCTCGCCTGGACTACCACTCCCTGGACGCTAGCGGCTAATACGGCACTGGCTGTAGGTGAGAATATCAATTATGTGAAGGTTAAAACTTTTAATCCTTACACTTTTGATGAAGCTTACGTTATCCTGGCTAAAGATAGAGTGGCAGCTTACTTTAATAGCAAAGCCGCTGATCTTAAATTAGAAGATTATAATTCAGGGGATAAACTTATCCCTTATGAAATAGTAGCTGAATATAAAGGCAAAGACCTTGTGGGGCAGGAATATGAGCAGCTATTGCCATATGTAGAGCCCGATGGCCCTGCCTTTAAAGTAATTCCTGGTGATTATGTTACCACTGCAGATGGTACTGGTATAGTACACATCTCGCCAACATTTGGAGCTGATGACCAGAGAGTGGCTAAGCAAGCAGGAATAGGTGCTATTTTGGTTAAAGACGAAGAGGGTAACCTTGGCCCGATAGTAGATCGACAAGGTCGCTATGTGAAAGAAATGGGAGAGTTTGCCGGCATGTACGTGAAAAATGAGTACTATGCTGATGGCGAAGCCCCTGAAAAGTCTTTGGATGTACTTATAGGCATTAAGCTGAAAGAAGAAAATAAAGCTTTCAACGTAGTAAAGTACGAACACTCTTATCCTCACTGTTGGAGAACTGATAAGCCTGTGCTTTACTATCCGCTAGATTCATGGTTTATAAAAACAACAGCCATGAAAGATAAACTGGTGGAATTAAACAAAACCATCAACTGGAAGCCTGCTTCTACCGGATCAGGAAGGTTTGGTAACTGGCTGGAAAATTTGGTGGATTGGAACTTGTCAAGGTCACGCTTCTGGGGTACTCCACTTCCTATTTGGGTATCTGAAGATCGTAGCGAAGAGAAATGCATCGGTACAATAGAGGAGTTGAAAGCTGAGGTAGAAAAGTCTGTGGCAGCAGGTTTTATGACTGAGAATATCGGTGATGATTTTGATTTGCACAGACCGTATGTAGATGATATCATTTTAGTGAGTGATAGTGGTCAGAAAATGTTCCGTGAGCCTGATCTTATAGATGTGTGGTTTGATTCTGGAGCTATGCCCTATGCTCAGTGGCACTATCCTTTTGAGAATAAAGAAATATTTGAAGCTAATTACCCGGCTGACTTTATAGCTGAAGGAGTAGACCAGACCAGAGGTTGGTTCTTTACACTGCATGCTATTGCTGTTATGCTTTATGGAAAAGTAGCTTTCAAAAATGTTATAGCAAATGGCCTTGTTTTAGATAAAAACGGAAACAAAATGTCTAAGAGATTAGGCAATGCTGTAGATCCGTTTAAAACGCTGGCAGAGCACGGTCCTGATGCCACTCGTTGGTACATGATCTCTAATGCTAATCCTTGGGATAACCTTAAATTCAATATAGACGGTGTAGTAGAGGTGCAAAGAAGGTTCTTCGGAACGTTGCAAAATACTTATTCTTTCTTCGCTCTTTATGCTAACCTTGATGGTTTTGACTTTAAAGATGGTGAAGTAAGTGCCTCTGACAGGACTGAGAGTGATAGATGGGTATTGTCTAAACTCAACAGTCTAATAAAAAAGGTAGATGAAGCTTATAATGAGTATGAGCCTACCAGAGCAGCCAGATTAATTCAAGATTTCACTATAGATGACTTGAGTAACTGGTATGTAAGACTTAACAGGAAACGTTTCTGGAGAGGCGAATTTAATGCCGATAAAAAGGCTGCTTATCAGACTTTATATACTTGCCTGCTTACTATTGCTAAGCTAGGATCTCCTGTAGCTCCTTTTTACATGGAGCAGTTATATCAGGACCTTAATGAAGTGACTGGTTTAGACGCGGCAGAATCTGTACACCTTACTGATTTCCCTGTAGCTAATGACAGCATCATAGATATTGATCTTGAACAAAGAATGGATTTGGCGCAAAATGTATCGTCATTAGTGCACTCTTTAAGAAAGAAACATAAGATAAAAGTGCGTCAGCCTTTATCAAAAATATTGCTTCCTGTAATAAATGATACTTTCAAGAGACAAGTATCGGCAGTGGAGGAGTTAATTCTTTCTGAAGTAAATATCAAGGCAATAGAATTTGTGGACGATGAGTCTGGAGTTTTGGTGAAAAAGGTGAAACCTAACTTTAGCAAGCTAGGTAAGGAGCATGGCAAGAAAATGAAAGCCATTGCTGCTCAGATCAACCAATTTAAGCCTGAAGATATTGCTAGCCTTGAGTCTGATAACAACAAGGTGATAGAGGTAGAAGGAGAAGAAATAGCTTTGACTTTAGAAGATGTTGAAATCACTTATCAAGATATACCTGGTTGGTCAGTAGCTAGTGAAGGCAGGCTTACCGTGGCGCTTGATATCACTATTTCAGATGACCTGAAGAAGGAGGGAATAGCTAGAGATTTGGTGAACAGAGTGCAAAACCTGAGAAAGGATATGGGGCTTGAAGTGCAGGATAAAATCAAAATCAATATTGAGAAAAATACTGATTTGGTTAATGCTGCGTTGGAAGCCAATAAGGAATATATCTGCAATGAAACGCAGGCCTTGTCTTTAGATATTATAGAAAGCTTGAGTGATGGTAGTGAACTAGAAATGGATGAGCATAAACTTAAGGTAAAAATAGAAGCATAATGAAGTTGTACAAATATTACCTGTTGGCTTTAGGAGTAATAGCTCTAGATCAAACAGTGAAATTACTTGTCCATTTTAACATGGAAATGGGCACCGCAGGTGAAATTAATGTAATTGGAGACTGGTTTAAGCTCCATTATCTTCTTAATCCGGGTATGGCTTTTGGACTTAAGTCCAGTCATTATTACGGAAAACTTTTATTAACCTTATTTAGGCTTGGAGCCATGGTAGGTATAGGCTACTATATTTACTATCTATATAAAAAGGGGGCCAAGACCGGCCTCCTCTGGTGCATGGGACTCATATTGGGAGGTGCCGTAGGTAATGTTATTGACAGTACTTTTTATGGTGTATTTTTAAATAATGCTCCACTTGGTTCTCCCACTCCCTGGTTTCATGGTCAGGTGATTGATATGTTATTCTTCCCACTCTTTGACGGCTATTATCCTGATTGGATGCCTGGAGTAGGTGGAAACTATTTCCTTTTCTTTAGCCCGGTATTTAATATTGCTGATTCTTCAATATTTATTGGCGTAGTGTGTATTCTATTGTTTCAAAAGAGATTTTTAAAGAATAAGCAAAACACTACCACCATTACTGAAGAAGATTCTGCTGAGAAAGAAGAAAAGGCTGATAATGTGATAATATCCTAATCAGAGGATATTGTTGATAGCTTGGGTAGCTTTAGCTAATCTTTCATCGAAGCTACCCTTAATTTCTACATACGGAAAGTTGAAATCTTCTAGTTCCTTTTTAAAGAGATCGTAAAAATATTGACGTAGGTGTGGGTTTTTCTCTTTGAGGATCCTCTTCCCAGGGTATGTCTATATACGTGAGCAAATAGAGCTCATAGCGGTTTTCTTTAATACCTTTAATAATTTCTGGCGGACAAGATCCATACTTGTGCTCAGCCCATATTTTAATTACTATAAGCTCCGTATCACAAATTAGTAAGCCATTTTTGGCCTCTACAGCTTTAGCTTTTTCAGAATTAAGCTGTCCTTGGGCTATGGCTATTAGATCATCTTCCTGATACTCTCTGCTTAGCTGATCTATATATCCACGAGCAAATTCAGGTACCCAGACGGTGCCAAATTGCTTTGCGAGTAAGGAGGAAAGTGTACTCTTTCCAGTTGATTCAGGTCCTGTGATTACTACTTTTTTCATGCGCTCTGAGCCTCCATACTTTTTTTCCAAACCAAATATCCTGAAACGGCCAAACCGATATAAACGCAATACAATAAAGCATATAATTGAATGCCTTTATAGAAATAAATGACGGTGCAAAGTACATCAACTACAAACCAATAATACCAATTGTCAATTCTTTTGATGGTAGTGAGCCACATGCCTGCTAAACTTAAAATAGTAGTGGTACTATCCCAATAAGGCAAGCTGGCATCAGTATATTCTTTAAGTAAGTATCCGCAAATCACTATGCCTACTGCGCAGGCTGCAGTAAGGTAAATTAAGGTAGAAGTGGAGCTATGGGTGATAGGCACTTCTTTTTCTCCTTCTTTTTTACCGTAAATCCAGTACCACCAACCATAAATATTAAGCACTAAATAAAAAATGTTGAGCCCAAAGTCCATGTACAATTTTTGCTCCCAGAAAATGACAAAAGAAACCGCTACGTAGAGGATGCCGCAAGGCCACGTCCAAATGTTTTCTTTTACCAAAAATATTACAGCGAGTAATCCGAATATTAAACCGGCACCTTCGTACGGGTCTATGTTGTATAAATAGTTGAGAGCATCTTGCATAATTGTTAGGCAAATATATCTTTTAATAATTATTTTGTACATTCAGGCAAATTTTTTGAACTTATAAAAACAAAACAGTGAACAGAAGAAAAGCCATACGGCAGTTGGGGCTAGGGGCAGCAGCAGGTTTTGTGTTGCCAGGTGTATTGCAATCATGTAAAGATGATGATAGCGAGCCTAGTCCAGAGCTGGAATACGATGGATCTGTTGTTATAGTTGGAGCAGGCGCTGCAGGCTTATATGCAGCACAATTACTGGTTGATCAAGGGGTTAATGTTATTATTCTGGAAGCAGCTAGTGCTGTGGGAGGAAGAGTAAAGTCCTTACGAGGATTTGATGATTACCCGATTGAATTAGGTGGAGGCGTAATTAAAAAGCGCAATTCTTCATTCTTTCAGTCAATACAAGACTTGAATTTGGAGATTACTGATATATCTGGTGGATTAGATAACTTGTTTTTTTATCAGTCAGAACTGAAAACGGCTGCTGATTTAAGCGAGAATACTGCTTTTAATAGTGCTCAGAATTTTGTGGATGGTTTAGAACAGTATACCGGAGGAGGCACTGTACAAACTGCCATTCAAAATGCCGGGATACCATCGGAAATGTATAACATATTGCAAGGGCAAATTGGTAATGAATTTGGGGCAGATAATGACCAGATTAATATTCAGGCCTTGGCTGCGGCACTACAAAATGCTGATGCTAATGATCAGTTAGTTTTAGGAAGTAACCCTATGCAAGATCTGCTATACTCTAAGTTTTCTGACATTACCAGACGGGTGAGGTTTAATACAGTGGTGCAGGCTATCAACTATACAGGTAGCGAAATTACTTTAACTACTAATGCTGGTGATGTAGTGGCTAATAAAGTTATTCTAACCGTGCCTGTTTCTATATTGAAGGAAGGTAAAATCGGTTTTTCTCCGGCATTACCAGAGGCTAAGGTGTCTGCAATGTCCAGAATAGGCATGGCTCCTGCCTTTAAAGTAGTATTTAAGTTTACCAGAAATTTCTGGGGACAAAATGTACAATATATTTATGGAGGCACTCAGGCTACGTCATATTTTAATGCCGGAGCTAAAGTGAGTGAAACCAATAGATGCCTTACTGTTGAGGCTTTTGGGCAGCATGCGGTAGCCTTAGCGGCTCTTTCTGATGAAGAACTAAAGGATGTGCTCATAGCAGAGCTAGATGCTATGTTTGATGGTAGTGCCTCTGCCAACAATGCCTTGGTAGATATGGTGAAATATGATTGGACGGCCGATGAGAATATTATGGGTGGCTTCTCTTACCCATTAGCAGGAGGAAGTAATGATGATAGAATAACATTAGCTGAACCAATTAATAAGAGATTATATTTTGCAGGTGAAGCTACGGATGTGGAGGGGAGTTTCGGTACTATTCATGGTGCTGTGGCTAGTGGTGAGCGAGCTGCTAATGAAGTGCTTACTGATATTTTAGAAACATTATGAAACTGACAGTCATTCCTTTTCTCCTAAGCATCGTAATGGTGGTAGCCTGTAATGCGCCTGCTAAAAAGAAAACTGCTTCAAAAGAAAAGCCTAAGAACGGAGAAGTAAAGCAGTACAGAGCTGATGGTTCGCTCAAAACGGTGGTGAATTATGTCAATGGAAAGAAGAATGGCCGGGCTACTAGCTATTATGAAAATGGTAAGCTGCATCAATCCATAGATTATGTAAATAACAAGAAACATGGAGAGGCGATCACCTTTTATGAAAATGGGAGTAAATCAATAGTTACTCCCTATAAAAATGGGGTGATGCACGGTGTGCGAAAAAAATATCGTATGAATGAAATGCTCACCACAGAGGCTCCGTATTATAATGGCAAGCCATGTGCTGGGTTGAAGGAATATCTCACTTCAGGTAAGCCAAAGACAAAGTACCCTTCCATAGTGGTAAAGGAAATAGATAATTTGGTGAAGAATGGTCAATACATAATAGAATTATCTCTGTCAGATAAATCTAAGGATGTAGAGTTTTTTGTGGGTGAGATGGATGAAAATGGCTGTATACCTGATGACATCCGTTCACTTTTAGAAGTAAGACCCGGCGTAGGTCGTATGGTAGTGCCCGTGCCGCCGGGTATGTTTGTGATGGAGAGAATAACCCTCATTGCAATTACAAAAACCCGGCTGAGAAATGTTTACATTACTTCCAAAAAGTACAACCTTTCTGCTGAAAATCCCGGTTAACGAAGCAGCTTTTGTCTTAGTAAGAGCTGGTTATTGCCAGGAGCATATTTAAGCCCTGTATTAATGGTTTCTCGGGCTTTATTCGTTTGTCCTTTTTTGAAATAGTAAGT includes the following:
- the pnuC gene encoding nicotinamide riboside transporter PnuC, which produces MYKIIIKRYICLTIMQDALNYLYNIDPYEGAGLIFGLLAVIFLVKENIWTWPCGILYVAVSFVIFWEQKLYMDFGLNIFYLVLNIYGWWYWIYGKKEGEKEVPITHSSTSTLIYLTAACAVGIVICGYLLKEYTDASLPYWDSTTTILSLAGMWLTTIKRIDNWYYWFVVDVLCTVIYFYKGIQLYALLYCVYIGLAVSGYLVWKKSMEAQSA
- the ileS gene encoding isoleucine--tRNA ligase — its product is MKYKEYKGLNYAEVADKILQYWQDNEIFEKSVDSREGNETFTFYEGPPSANGTPGIHHVMARAVKDIFCRYKTLKGFQVKRKGGWDTHGLPVELQVEKELGITKEDIGKKISVEEYNQKCRETVMRFKNEWDDLTRKMGYWVDLDDPYVTFNKDYMETLWYLLKQLYDKGLLYKGYTIQPFSPAAGTGLSSHELNQPGTYRDVKDTTVTAQFKIKGEENTYFLAWTTTPWTLAANTALAVGENINYVKVKTFNPYTFDEAYVILAKDRVAAYFNSKAADLKLEDYNSGDKLIPYEIVAEYKGKDLVGQEYEQLLPYVEPDGPAFKVIPGDYVTTADGTGIVHISPTFGADDQRVAKQAGIGAILVKDEEGNLGPIVDRQGRYVKEMGEFAGMYVKNEYYADGEAPEKSLDVLIGIKLKEENKAFNVVKYEHSYPHCWRTDKPVLYYPLDSWFIKTTAMKDKLVELNKTINWKPASTGSGRFGNWLENLVDWNLSRSRFWGTPLPIWVSEDRSEEKCIGTIEELKAEVEKSVAAGFMTENIGDDFDLHRPYVDDIILVSDSGQKMFREPDLIDVWFDSGAMPYAQWHYPFENKEIFEANYPADFIAEGVDQTRGWFFTLHAIAVMLYGKVAFKNVIANGLVLDKNGNKMSKRLGNAVDPFKTLAEHGPDATRWYMISNANPWDNLKFNIDGVVEVQRRFFGTLQNTYSFFALYANLDGFDFKDGEVSASDRTESDRWVLSKLNSLIKKVDEAYNEYEPTRAARLIQDFTIDDLSNWYVRLNRKRFWRGEFNADKKAAYQTLYTCLLTIAKLGSPVAPFYMEQLYQDLNEVTGLDAAESVHLTDFPVANDSIIDIDLEQRMDLAQNVSSLVHSLRKKHKIKVRQPLSKILLPVINDTFKRQVSAVEELILSEVNIKAIEFVDDESGVLVKKVKPNFSKLGKEHGKKMKAIAAQINQFKPEDIASLESDNNKVIEVEGEEIALTLEDVEITYQDIPGWSVASEGRLTVALDITISDDLKKEGIARDLVNRVQNLRKDMGLEVQDKIKINIEKNTDLVNAALEANKEYICNETQALSLDIIESLSDGSELEMDEHKLKVKIEA
- a CDS encoding lipoprotein signal peptidase, with amino-acid sequence MKLYKYYLLALGVIALDQTVKLLVHFNMEMGTAGEINVIGDWFKLHYLLNPGMAFGLKSSHYYGKLLLTLFRLGAMVGIGYYIYYLYKKGAKTGLLWCMGLILGGAVGNVIDSTFYGVFLNNAPLGSPTPWFHGQVIDMLFFPLFDGYYPDWMPGVGGNYFLFFSPVFNIADSSIFIGVVCILLFQKRFLKNKQNTTTITEEDSAEKEEKADNVIIS
- a CDS encoding AAA family ATPase, translated to MKKVVITGPESTGKSTLSSLLAKQFGTVWVPEFARGYIDQLSREYQEDDLIAIAQGQLNSEKAKAVEAKNGLLICDTELIVIKIWAEHKYGSCPPEIIKGIKENRYELYLLTYIDIPWEEDPQREKPTPTSIFLRSL
- a CDS encoding flavin monoamine oxidase family protein, with amino-acid sequence MNRRKAIRQLGLGAAAGFVLPGVLQSCKDDDSEPSPELEYDGSVVIVGAGAAGLYAAQLLVDQGVNVIILEAASAVGGRVKSLRGFDDYPIELGGGVIKKRNSSFFQSIQDLNLEITDISGGLDNLFFYQSELKTAADLSENTAFNSAQNFVDGLEQYTGGGTVQTAIQNAGIPSEMYNILQGQIGNEFGADNDQINIQALAAALQNADANDQLVLGSNPMQDLLYSKFSDITRRVRFNTVVQAINYTGSEITLTTNAGDVVANKVILTVPVSILKEGKIGFSPALPEAKVSAMSRIGMAPAFKVVFKFTRNFWGQNVQYIYGGTQATSYFNAGAKVSETNRCLTVEAFGQHAVALAALSDEELKDVLIAELDAMFDGSASANNALVDMVKYDWTADENIMGGFSYPLAGGSNDDRITLAEPINKRLYFAGEATDVEGSFGTIHGAVASGERAANEVLTDILETL
- a CDS encoding toxin-antitoxin system YwqK family antitoxin, whose protein sequence is MKLTVIPFLLSIVMVVACNAPAKKKTASKEKPKNGEVKQYRADGSLKTVVNYVNGKKNGRATSYYENGKLHQSIDYVNNKKHGEAITFYENGSKSIVTPYKNGVMHGVRKKYRMNEMLTTEAPYYNGKPCAGLKEYLTSGKPKTKYPSIVVKEIDNLVKNGQYIIELSLSDKSKDVEFFVGEMDENGCIPDDIRSLLEVRPGVGRMVVPVPPGMFVMERITLIAITKTRLRNVYITSKKYNLSAENPG